The Silene latifolia isolate original U9 population chromosome X, ASM4854445v1, whole genome shotgun sequence genome contains the following window.
TGGTGGAAGGAAGGGTGGCGGTCCAAAGAAGAAGGCTGTTTCGAGGTCGGTTAAGGCTGGTCTTCAGTTTCCTGTTGGTCGTCTTGGGAGGTACTTGAAGAAAGGAAGGTATGCTCAGCGTGTCGGTTCTGGTGCTCCGGTTTACATGGCTGCTGTTCTCGAATACCTTGCTGCTGAGGTATAACATTCTTCGCTTCCTTCTTTGGTCTCAATTATTTGATTAATTGTTTAATTCTTTGTGAGCGGTATTTTAATTTTTGCGAATTTGGTTTGAAGGTTTTGGAGTTGGCTGGAAATGCGGCACGTGACAACAAAAAGAACAGGATCATCCCAAGGCACGTGCTTCTTGCCATAAGGAACGATGATGAGCTCGGAAAGTTGCTTGCTGGAGTGACCATTGCACATGGAGGAGTTCTGCCTAATATTAACCCGGTGTTGTTGCCGAAGAAGACTGCTGAGAAGGCGCCGAAAGAGCCGAAATCTCCATCCAAGACCAAGGCTGCTAAGTCACCAAAGAAGGCTTAGGAGTTTACAGTAGTAGTTGATATGAGttggttttattttaattatgtttgttTTAGTTTATTGGAATATGTATCTAATGGTAGAAGTAGTATGAGTAGGACGTTGAAGAAGTTTAATTAAGAATCTGGGATCAATAGCTGATTGATTCTGGAAACTGTTGTTTTGAGTATTAATCAAATATATAAATCTTCAATTAATTCTACGATCTTTGATTTTTTGATTGTTTATCATCCTAATTTCAGTTTTTTCCATTCGTTATTTTATTGATTTGTTAATCTTAGATGAGTAATGTTTAGTTT
Protein-coding sequences here:
- the LOC141622973 gene encoding putative histone H2A.5; this encodes MDSTGAKGKKGAGGRKGGGPKKKAVSRSVKAGLQFPVGRLGRYLKKGRYAQRVGSGAPVYMAAVLEYLAAEVLELAGNAARDNKKNRIIPRHVLLAIRNDDELGKLLAGVTIAHGGVLPNINPVLLPKKTAEKAPKEPKSPSKTKAAKSPKKA